The Primulina eburnea isolate SZY01 chromosome 13, ASM2296580v1, whole genome shotgun sequence genome includes a region encoding these proteins:
- the LOC140809443 gene encoding NAC domain-containing protein 17-like isoform X1, with product MDCFGNGSMFPPGFRFHPTDEELVVFYLKGKICRKRCRDDVIGETDVYKWDPEELPGLSKLKTGDRLWFFFSPRDRKYPNGARSNRATRHGYWKATGKDRVIMYKSRSVGIKKTLVFYGGRAPSGRRTDWVMHEYTMDEKELGRCENVQDYYALYKLYKKSGPGPKNGEQYGAPFREEDWVEDDLDVHYQIDGDNSMKRPSDTVLVDDPKTVNCQPCSPLDELEEILNQVANDSVLVPPHSADFGFSLDQFLGELENQSSSVEHPSKDMASPFLQPCTQQPNAKASFDFAQSDIAQLLNEAPEVTSQSLSGQERCLTEEDFLEMNDLIGSEPTLRNLVGTVDNLEHLQFDEFDCWGEIDQYEDAALFFDEMGHVESGLNSQLQGNHYGNVAMDPVSSSFSNNLENGTVNYQWTDEQRCDNFTTAEANQMFVSSSTSGLIHQNQIHNHNHGDIINFTTGAYQNQNNKQDDGTDSRFSSALWAFVESIPTTPASASENALVNRAFERMSSLSRIRLNARNMNVATGNTSASSRISGKSINGFICFSLVGVLCAILWMMFGTSVRVSG from the exons ATGGATTGTTTTGGGAACGGGAGTATGTTTCCTCCGGGATTCAGATTCCACCCCACAGATGAAGAGTTGGTGGTTTTCTATCTCAAAGGGAAGATCTGCCGGAAACGATGCCGTGATGATGTAATCGGAGAAACCGATGTTTACAAGTGGGACCCCGAGGAGTTGCCGG GGTTATCAAAGCTGAAAACTGGTGACAGGCTATGGTTTTTCTTTAGTCCTAGAGATAGGAAATATCCAAATGGAGCGAGGTCGAACCGAGCGACGAGGCATGGTTATTGGAAAGCCACAGGGAAAGACCGTGTTATCATGTATAAATCTCGTTCCGTGGGGATAAAAAAGACTCTGGTCTTCTATGGAGGTCGTGCACCTAGTGGAAGACGGACTGATTGGGTGATGCATGAATATACCATGGACGAAAAGGAGCTGGGAAGATGCGAGAATGTGCAGGATTACTATGCATTATATAAGTTGTACAAGAAAAGTGGACCTGGTCCCAAAAATGGTGAGCAATATGGTGCACCTTTCAGGGAAGAGGACTGGGTTGAAGATGATCTTGATGTTCATTACCAAATTGACGGGGACAACTCGATGAAGCGACCTAGTGACACCGTGCTAGTTGATGATCCAAAAACTGTTAATTGTCAACCCTGTTCACCACTAGATGAGCTTGAGGAAATCTTGAATCAAGTGGCAAATGATTCTGTGCTAGTTCCACCTCATTCAGCTGATTTTGGATTTTCTCTTGATCAGTTTCTCGGTGAGTTGGAAAATCAAAGTTCCTCAGTGGAGCATCCTTCAAAAGATATGGCTTCTCCATTTCTCCAACCATGTACCCAGCAACCTAACGCAAAAGCTAGCTTTGACTTTGCACAGTCTGACATTGCTCAATTACTAAATGAGGCGCCTGAGGTCACTTCTCAAAGTCTTAGTGGGCAAGAGCGTTGTTTGACTGAAGAGGACTTTCTTGAGATGAATGATCTGATTGGTTCCGAACCAACTTTGCGAAATCTTGTTGGAACAGTTGATAATCTGGAGCATCTGCAGTTTGACGAGTTTGATTGTTGGGGTGAGATTGACCAGTACGAAGACGCGGCATTGTTCTTTGATGAAATGGGGCATGTTGAGTCTGGTCTGAATTCACAACTGCAAGGGAATCATTACGGAAATGTTGCGATGGACCCGGTCTCAAGCTCGTTTTCCAACAATCTCGAGAATGGAACAGTGAATTACCAGTGGACAGATGAGCAAAGATGCGATAATTTCACTACAGCAGAAGCAAATCAAATGTTCGTTAGTTCCTCAACATCAG GTTTGATCCATCAAAATCAGATTCATAACCATAACCATGGCGATATTATAAACTTTACCACCGGAGCATATCAAAACCAAAACAACAAACAGGATGATGGTACAGACTCTCGGTTCTCGTCAGCTCTGTGGGCTTTTGTGGAGTCCATACCAACTACTCCTGCTTCGGCTTCTGAGAATGCTTTGGTAAATAGAGCTTTCGAACGAATGTCTAGCCTCAGTAGGATACGTCTAAACGCCAGGAACATGAACGTTGCTACAGGTAACACCTCAGCAAGTTCAAGGATTTCTGGCAAATCTATAAATGGTTTTATATGTTTTTCTTTAGTTGGAGTATTGTGTGCCATCTTGTGGATGATGTTTGGAACCTCTGTAAGAGTGTCGGGTTGA
- the LOC140809443 gene encoding NAC domain-containing protein 17-like isoform X2, with the protein MDCFGNGSMFPPGFRFHPTDEELVVFYLKGKICRKRCRDDVIGETDVYKWDPEELPGLSKLKTGDRLWFFFSPRDRKYPNGARSNRATRHGYWKATGKDRVIMYKSRSVGIKKTLVFYGGRAPSGRRTDWVMHEYTMDEKELGRCENVQDYYALYKLYKKSGPGPKNGEQYGAPFREEDWVEDDLDVHYQIDGDNSMKRPSDTVLVDDPKTVNCQPCSPLDELEEILNQVANDSVLVPPHSADFGFSLDQFLGELENQSSSVEHPSKDMASPFLQPCTQQPNAKASFDFAQSDIAQLLNEAPEVTSQSLSGQERCLTEEDFLEMNDLIGSEPTLRNLVGTVDNLEHLQFDEFDCWGEIDQYEDAALFFDEMGHVESGLNSQLQGNHYGNVAMDPVSSSFSNNLENGTVNYQWTDEQRCDNFTTAEANQMFVSSSTSDGWYGKTMSSSKRQKLSCLSGNGGV; encoded by the exons ATGGATTGTTTTGGGAACGGGAGTATGTTTCCTCCGGGATTCAGATTCCACCCCACAGATGAAGAGTTGGTGGTTTTCTATCTCAAAGGGAAGATCTGCCGGAAACGATGCCGTGATGATGTAATCGGAGAAACCGATGTTTACAAGTGGGACCCCGAGGAGTTGCCGG GGTTATCAAAGCTGAAAACTGGTGACAGGCTATGGTTTTTCTTTAGTCCTAGAGATAGGAAATATCCAAATGGAGCGAGGTCGAACCGAGCGACGAGGCATGGTTATTGGAAAGCCACAGGGAAAGACCGTGTTATCATGTATAAATCTCGTTCCGTGGGGATAAAAAAGACTCTGGTCTTCTATGGAGGTCGTGCACCTAGTGGAAGACGGACTGATTGGGTGATGCATGAATATACCATGGACGAAAAGGAGCTGGGAAGATGCGAGAATGTGCAGGATTACTATGCATTATATAAGTTGTACAAGAAAAGTGGACCTGGTCCCAAAAATGGTGAGCAATATGGTGCACCTTTCAGGGAAGAGGACTGGGTTGAAGATGATCTTGATGTTCATTACCAAATTGACGGGGACAACTCGATGAAGCGACCTAGTGACACCGTGCTAGTTGATGATCCAAAAACTGTTAATTGTCAACCCTGTTCACCACTAGATGAGCTTGAGGAAATCTTGAATCAAGTGGCAAATGATTCTGTGCTAGTTCCACCTCATTCAGCTGATTTTGGATTTTCTCTTGATCAGTTTCTCGGTGAGTTGGAAAATCAAAGTTCCTCAGTGGAGCATCCTTCAAAAGATATGGCTTCTCCATTTCTCCAACCATGTACCCAGCAACCTAACGCAAAAGCTAGCTTTGACTTTGCACAGTCTGACATTGCTCAATTACTAAATGAGGCGCCTGAGGTCACTTCTCAAAGTCTTAGTGGGCAAGAGCGTTGTTTGACTGAAGAGGACTTTCTTGAGATGAATGATCTGATTGGTTCCGAACCAACTTTGCGAAATCTTGTTGGAACAGTTGATAATCTGGAGCATCTGCAGTTTGACGAGTTTGATTGTTGGGGTGAGATTGACCAGTACGAAGACGCGGCATTGTTCTTTGATGAAATGGGGCATGTTGAGTCTGGTCTGAATTCACAACTGCAAGGGAATCATTACGGAAATGTTGCGATGGACCCGGTCTCAAGCTCGTTTTCCAACAATCTCGAGAATGGAACAGTGAATTACCAGTGGACAGATGAGCAAAGATGCGATAATTTCACTACAGCAGAAGCAAATCAAATGTTCGTTAGTTCCTCAACATCAG ATGGATGGTATGGGAAGACCATGTCATCTTCCAAACGGCAAAAACTCTCGTGCCTGAGTGGAAACGGGGGAGTTTGA